The Zingiber officinale cultivar Zhangliang chromosome 2A, Zo_v1.1, whole genome shotgun sequence genomic sequence CCAAATGATTACAAAAAGAACAATGCTGATGATAACGAATTTGATCGACAAAGTAGTCCATTTGACAAGAAAGAACCTTCCATGTTGGAAGATCTTGCTGTTGCAGCTAGAGGTGGAATGGAGACCCTAAGACCCGCTCTGCAGCACATATATATGACGCGTGCATCAGCATACAGAGATGCTCTGATAGCTTTTGTAGAAGGGTATCAAGAAGAATTAAAAAAAGTCATGGAAGGAGAGAAAGTTGACAAGTTCCATAGTCAAGATGCTGATGTAAAGAAACCAAACTGATATCTCTGGAAGAAAATTAATCAAGGTATTCCACAACTCATAGTGTTCATCAATCTGTACCTAGTTGTcagttcctttttctttttgaaacattaTATATCGCTTATTTTAATTGTAggtttctttcttgtcttttgaAATGACTTGTCCAAGTTGTttgctt encodes the following:
- the LOC122040839 gene encoding uncharacterized protein LOC122040839, which produces MKLKVVCRKVYDYVRYDLKEIAFPSSLPDPPHIKKRRKLTWIERWYVLKEATRLYAASWVRDIGPDLRPNDYKKNNADDNEFDRQSSPFDKKEPSMLEDLAVAARGGMETLRPALQHIYMTRASAYRDALIAFVEGYQEELKKVMEGEKVDKFHSQDADVKKPN